A region of bacterium DNA encodes the following proteins:
- the argC gene encoding N-acetyl-gamma-glutamyl-phosphate reductase yields MSSASRDDRRVPVAVLGATGYAGVELLRILARHPHVALAFLSSEQYRGKRASDVYPFLRGVVDAPLADPSTVAGAGCAIGFTALPHGAAAPHVRALLGAGGRVIDVSADFRLRDPAVHTRWYGDHPAPDLLREAVYGLPELGRDAIRGARLVANPGCYPTGALLGLAPLARAGLVRGPVIVDSKSGTTGAGRSAKVEQLFAEVNENFRPYAVGRHRHQPEIEQELRVAGGAGGIVFVPHLLPVNRGILSTMYVAMPDGRPDLDAIFGDAYSDEPFVVLRGSEPPELREVRGTNRASIGWFWDEAARQAIVVTAIDNLGKGAAGQAVQNMNLLLDLPETTALETPALVP; encoded by the coding sequence ATGTCCTCGGCCTCGCGGGACGATCGGCGTGTGCCGGTCGCGGTGCTCGGAGCCACCGGTTACGCCGGCGTCGAGCTGCTGCGGATACTGGCGCGGCACCCGCACGTCGCGCTGGCGTTCCTCTCGTCGGAGCAGTACCGCGGCAAGCGCGCGTCGGACGTCTACCCGTTCCTTCGCGGGGTCGTCGATGCGCCGCTGGCCGATCCGAGCACGGTCGCTGGAGCAGGCTGCGCGATCGGATTCACGGCGCTGCCGCACGGGGCCGCTGCGCCGCACGTTCGCGCGTTGCTCGGGGCGGGGGGGCGGGTGATCGACGTATCGGCCGATTTCCGGCTGCGTGATCCCGCGGTGCACACACGATGGTACGGCGACCATCCCGCGCCGGATCTCCTCCGCGAGGCGGTGTACGGCCTTCCGGAGCTCGGGCGCGATGCGATTCGGGGCGCGCGGCTCGTGGCGAACCCCGGATGCTATCCTACCGGCGCGCTGCTGGGCCTCGCGCCACTTGCGCGTGCGGGCTTGGTCCGCGGTCCGGTGATCGTCGACTCGAAGTCGGGGACGACGGGCGCGGGGCGGAGTGCGAAGGTAGAGCAGCTGTTCGCCGAGGTGAACGAGAACTTCCGCCCCTATGCCGTCGGTCGTCACCGACATCAGCCGGAGATCGAGCAGGAGCTGCGCGTCGCCGGCGGGGCCGGCGGCATCGTCTTCGTGCCCCACCTGCTGCCGGTGAACCGCGGAATCCTGAGCACGATGTACGTCGCGATGCCTGACGGGCGCCCCGACCTCGACGCGATCTTCGGCGACGCCTATTCGGACGAGCCCTTCGTCGTGCTCCGCGGCAGTGAGCCGCCGGAGCTGCGGGAGGTGCGCGGGACGAACCGTGCGAGCATCGGGTGGTTCTGGGACGAGGCCGCCCGCCAGGCGATCGTCGTCACCGCGATCGACAACCTGGGAAAGGGCGCGGCCGGCCAAGCGGTCCAGAACATGAACCTCCTGCTCGACCTGCCCGAGACGACGGCGCTCGAGACGCCGGCGCTCGTGCCCTGA
- the rpsI gene encoding 30S ribosomal protein S9 — MSAEQQVTWGTGKRKSSVARVRLMPGDGAVIVNKRTLEDYFGRETSRMIVHQPFEITETKGQYRVEVNVQGGGVAAQAVAIRHGITRALLEVSPELRSTLKKAGFITRDSREVERKKYGRHKARKRPQYSKR; from the coding sequence ATGAGCGCAGAGCAGCAGGTCACCTGGGGAACGGGAAAGCGGAAGTCGTCGGTCGCGCGGGTGCGGCTGATGCCTGGCGACGGTGCGGTCATCGTCAACAAGCGCACGCTCGAAGACTACTTCGGGCGCGAGACCTCGCGGATGATCGTGCATCAGCCGTTCGAGATCACCGAGACGAAGGGCCAATACCGCGTCGAGGTGAACGTTCAGGGCGGTGGTGTGGCGGCGCAGGCAGTCGCGATTCGCCATGGCATCACGCGCGCGTTGCTCGAGGTGAGCCCGGAGCTGCGTTCCACGCTCAAGAAAGCAGGCTTCATCACGCGCGACTCGCGTGAGGTGGAGCGCAAGAAGTACGGGCGCCACAAGGCGCGCAAGCGGCCGCAGTACTCGAAGCGCTGA
- the rplM gene encoding 50S ribosomal protein L13, which yields MTRSLTTEEARDARHWFIADADGQVLGRLASRVARVLRGKEKPGFTPHADTGDFVVIVNAEKIRLTGKKLADKVYRRHSEYPGGLRSATAAEVLAKQPTRIIHEAVEGMLPKNRLGRQLATKLKVYAGSDHPHRAQKPDPLP from the coding sequence ATGACGAGGAGCCTCACCACTGAAGAGGCACGGGATGCGCGCCACTGGTTCATCGCGGATGCGGATGGGCAGGTGCTGGGGCGCTTGGCCTCGCGGGTGGCGCGGGTGCTGCGCGGCAAGGAGAAGCCCGGCTTCACGCCGCACGCCGACACGGGCGATTTCGTCGTCATCGTGAATGCGGAGAAGATCCGTCTCACGGGCAAGAAGCTGGCGGACAAGGTGTACCGCCGCCACTCCGAATATCCAGGCGGCCTGCGTTCGGCGACCGCTGCCGAGGTACTTGCCAAGCAGCCCACCCGCATCATCCACGAGGCGGTCGAGGGGATGCTCCCCAAGAATCGGCTCGGGCGGCAGCTGGCCACCAAGCTGAAGGTGTACGCCGGCTCCGATCACCCTCATCGGGCACAGAAGCCCGATCCGCTTCCCTGA
- a CDS encoding HU family DNA-binding protein, which produces MTKADLIESVASKLDLPRGQAERAVNVVFDDIEEALAKGVKVNISGFGTFAVSERKARTGRNPKTGEAIQIAASKSAKFKPGKSLKDRLN; this is translated from the coding sequence ATGACCAAGGCCGACTTGATCGAATCCGTCGCCAGCAAGCTCGATCTGCCGAGAGGTCAGGCGGAGCGCGCGGTGAACGTCGTGTTCGACGACATCGAAGAAGCGCTCGCCAAGGGTGTGAAGGTGAACATTTCCGGATTCGGGACCTTCGCGGTTTCCGAGCGTAAGGCACGGACCGGACGTAACCCGAAGACGGGTGAGGCGATTCAGATCGCCGCGTCCAAGTCGGCCAAGTTCAAGCCCGGCAAGTCGCTGAAGGACCGCTTGAACTGA